The following coding sequences are from one Cygnus atratus isolate AKBS03 ecotype Queensland, Australia chromosome 15, CAtr_DNAZoo_HiC_assembly, whole genome shotgun sequence window:
- the GET4 gene encoding Golgi to ER traffic protein 4 homolog isoform X3, producing the protein MYMSQGKHPEARELMYSGALLFFSHNQQNSAADLSMLVLESLEKSDAKVTEDLLENLAKLFSLMDPNSPERVAFVSRALKWSSGGSGKLGHPKLHQLLAITLWKEQNYSESRYHFLHSTDGEGCANMLVEYSSSRGYRSEVDMFVAQAVLQFLCLKNKTSASVVFTTYTQKHPSIEKGPPFVQPLLNFIWFLLLAVDGGKLTVFTVLCEQYQPSLKRDPMYNEYLDRIGQLFFGVPPKQTSSYGGLLGNLLNSLMGTGEDDDTEDGQEDSSPIELD; encoded by the exons GTATATGTCACAAGGAAAACATCCAGAAGCGAGAGAGTTAATGTATTCGGGGGCTCTGCTGTTCTTCAGCCACAACCAG CAAAACAGTGCTGCTGATCTGTCCATGCTGGTTTTGGAGTCTTTGGAGAAATCGGATGCAAAAGTAACAGAAGACCTTTTAG AAAACTTGGCTAAATTGTTTAGTTTAATGGATCCAAACTCTCCTGAAAGAGTGGCTTTTGTATCCAGAGCCCTGAAGTGGTCTAGCGGAGGATCAGGAAAACTTGGACATCCCAAATTACACCAGTTACTAGCAATTACCCTCTGGAAAG agCAAAACTATAGTGAATCTCGGTATCACTTCTTGCACTCCACAGATGGCGAAGGCTGTGCAAATATGCTAGTAGAATACTCCTCGTCCAGAGGCTATCGCAGTGAGGTGGACATGTTTGTAGCACAGGCAGTCCTACA atttctctgcttaaaaaataagacCAGCGCATCAGTTGTTTTTACaacatacacacagaaacacCCTTCAATAGAAAAGGGGCCTCCCTTTGTTCAACCACTGCTAAACTTCATCTGGTTCCTGTTACTGGCCGTCGACGG GGGAAAACTAACAGTATTTACAGTATTGTGTGAACAGTATCAACCGTCACTGAAAAGAGATCCCATGTATAATGAG TACCTCGATAGAATAGGACAGCTTTTCTTCGGTGTGCCACCCAAGCAGACATCGTCCTACGGAGGATTACTAG GAAATCTTTTAAACAGTCTGATGGGAACTGGAGAAGATGATGACACAGAAGATGGTCAGGAAGATAGCAGTCCTATCGAACTCGactga